In Plasmodium falciparum 3D7 genome assembly, chromosome: 8, the following proteins share a genomic window:
- a CDS encoding AP2 domain transcription factor, putative, translated as MEDLETNVVVENTIDEDKVLYSFPFKYFHLLVYAFKNYYFNIYLKKVHNNNDNNKIKSNLIEDYKKEEFIENVEEIQEAPALALVSSSPSSLSSSSSSSSFNLLKSKYNYKKKKKSRYCDINDKLNFVKFNEKRKCTNRSYNNRYYNDYLKNDNFSKYLSSKNNKKNSNLKKSSNLFISEEQPEQGQEDFLEYSEQDIIKLIYYFMENFIFKKKKENRQMNGKQLGDRTNEYVDMYTKKSYSDKNVKRKKEGKINIKVKNISQMNVINKNVELAILGRDSLSLSLPEEVKGENDQVIIKEIDEKGKRDDKIGTVLNDENVKRNLLNGLLVCNEEDNEEVINKEVLLLKENNINDIMKKDVYKTNMSNDNKLNMENIENDINLTSICYKEKNSSEPSDVTHINIEYEGKGIPNNGDTIDENIIDDEKENKIIKDEKEYMEIGNNDDIINDCKKNMNKEISMKLGMKGCVEESNNISEAVKEEEKLKILQIIDNYLQKNEMFFNMNDIFYPFTIKNFNLCKNKNEKNKMKRNTITERRYLGNKNNNINIYNNNINMYYNNNNISSLNKVQCNMSNSKGVYISEESNNNCPSKEYIKNKIYFSKLRMGLNMLLKHEKKSKRGRRTGGASKNYKKELGEQKKKDGMDCDMLVRDSSKRVNKSRNKNKLPDNNRNNNNNMKDNLDINMNNNNNNNNNNNNNNNNNNNNNNNNNNNNNNNYYVYGGGATNIGNGKNKFANCNLPYDNPKEYHNVINKDKNLIRRNILNVVDTSNMSMYNSHNGDNFNILNKNEPSFSSTNTNNVILKSNHNNNNNNNNNNNNNNNNNNNNNNNNSYNNMITFVENNEPNDTGNFYNPKSCVPYYDKTNNNIKNVDDNYNQKNYNVVSFNNSQVHPPYNHEEEYKNNSSKVCNTYTNNYMHNINNVNYAGSNMNACLNENSVKNDEDCKINYINNNNMEENKNIDNVIIRMYNKKSHTQRMNVPTKDLKNEVYNKTGHVKTCNVIKSKTISLNNIVLDLSPNEQMTNGMYENEDMYNVRFKSDENYYNTMNMIGYMDKINNMNNLNVTKPTRKNNKSNKNAGKDKTKSRDGKNNNDSSNSPQIFEDNHDEYKDDDDNNNNNNNNNNNNNNNNNNNNINVNNNGNNNGNKENHHGHKENGDNKKDNDRNNKENCGHNNNQDNDYNNTYKDNEGNNMTSFYNNNINTNYLDERENYLCMEQNNIYLQNEKGKNNNDAFLGPEQNCIATIGSCNNNNNDNTSNNMKNKLIRNMNFNGNVNVNNYNITDNDKCLYNVKNIINNNEKRGNLCYIKNVKNMNNLHNNNILGNNTFERFDDNNTVHMNSYDDQLYNPLNEEEEKKKKKRKKKKSPTIINNDGNINNDGNINNDGNINNDGNINNDDNINNDGNINNNGNINNDDNINNNGNIIQETQDDFYLTNHINNNHMMHKQNMSQNIIYHNKVDYLNENDSNMNLLDEKKIGYQKKTSKKNEGIMNGKKGKRKYQRKDNKNVNDSNVFTGNNSVFNILPSLYTKVENEIDVNNNNINNINNNNINNINNNNINNINNNNINNINNNNNNNNSNICTYYNYNTYEVIYNDIHNDDKKKKKSDSKRKDRNSKKKINIEQKIENNNNKESFDNNEMNNYNHELERVTYDSINNNGNIHKGDYIKNNVYNNNYHLHDVNTNSVSSLNNKASSFNTIFTNSRSTFPKSLSFNSDVTNAKDEINVIGLANSISTGNSTGNSTECVKDGNKDLIGYIQKVDEMDKAGHMNKVDFINSGNNDYKNKLDIINNKMYDQFNNVNTGRYHSSNICSDKNYRLNNCINKSMDLKYSTNNIIINNMNNNIFPNECNNKYVCGSDDNMFLNKKKRSCFFMLNEKEKCTLKRKVTTTTSGNNKSYINNRDNKKIKKTVGTTNMYDDTNGDGNISNISSMVHKDENMVNGYTNNKSSYISKNIQENDMFNEEYNQQINQVGNYDNIANNNITSSQHIQGMYDNNIYVKGVGYMNNTKDVKCGGMSTYMNDNENGVMNMEMSILYNDRIVNNNNKKNKNKKNNNNNNNGGIDHALPSYQNVIHNNDKVDPIKEDSNNRVGVVTNEGNNNIIMNMNEESSLFKIMGNDENRQKGILQHIIGNNNNDNNNNNDINDNNNNNNNHNNNNNHNNNNNNNNNNGSYKIINEGTLNINDVMKYDGLASSCFPNINNECTRQMTLNKDASNKNYNFNDEEQVSYFDFRNHMKSYYYDKMSESYRNNIQDHYKVGDDNMEGGVLKRMKNSKKKKNATINDDNNKSRNKKNKNIHNNNNNNNNNNISNYHSGDNNKVNFSFTTPITQNIFNNENVSLHNLHTDIHTMNTNEICNKSSLPFNTDEIRGYEDNNTNIRRTYMDYQEQNCLDDNHIIFKEIKIKKKKGRKPKVSLIQEERNVNLKNNQLYDVDNNLKSFVNDDHTYNVNQSMNQSMNQSMNQNINHNINLTIKQNIHVDSHDDNLIVNKDLDKNKTSSDNKRKAKVTRKTNDIKLGNEKVETGAYDENGEKVSGVWYDTNRRLWRVMYMENDKRKTRGFSPRIYGFNAARDLAVQLKYEMNKKNKK; from the exons atggaaGATCTTGAAACTAACGTGGTTGTTGAAAACACTATAGACGAAGACAAGGTGCTATACAGTTTtccttttaaatattttcatttattagtATATGCTTTTAAGAATTATtactttaatatttatttgaaaaaggtacataataataatgataataataaaattaaaagtaaTTTAATTGAAGAttataaaaaggaagaatTTATTGAGAATGTGGAGGAAATCCAAGAAGCACCAGCATTAGCATTAGTATCATCATCACcgtcatcattatcatcttcgtcgtcttcatcatcattcaatcttttaaaaagtaaatataattataaaaaaaagaaaaaaagcaGATATTgtgatataaatgataagttaaattttgtaaaatttaatgaaaaaagaaaatgcaCCAACCGTTCTTATAATAATCgttattataatgattatctaaaaaatgataatttcTCAAAATATCTTTCTTccaaaaataacaaaaaaaattccaacttaaaaaaaagttcCAATTTGTTTATTAGTGAAGAACAACCTGAACAAGGTCAGGAGGATTTTTTAGAATATTCTGAACAagacataataaaattaatttattattttatggagaattttatttttaagaagaaaaaagaaaatagacAAATGAATGGAAAACAGTTAGGAGATAGAACAAATGAATATGTGGATATGTATACGAAAAAATCTTATAGTGATAAAAAtgtgaaaaggaaaaaagaaggcaaaataaatataaaagtaaaaaatatttctcaAATGAATGTTATTAATAAGAATGTTGAGCTAGCCATTTTGGGACGTGACTCTCTTTCCTTGTCATTACCTGAAGAGGTAAAGGGGGAAAATGACCaagttataataaaagaaatagatGAAAAGGGAAAGAGGGATGATAAAATAGGAACTGTGTTAAATGATGAGAATGTAAAAAGgaatttattaaatggtTTATTAGTTTGTAACGAAGAGGATAACGAAGAAGTTATTAATAAAgaagttttattattaaaagaaaataatataaatgatataatgaaaaaggaTGTTTATAAAACTAATATgtcaaatgataataaattaaatatggagaatattgaaaatgatattaatttaacaagtatatgttataaagaaaaaaactcAAGTGAGCCTTCTGATgtaacacatataaatattgagTATGAAGGAAAGGGTATTCCAAATAATGGAGATACGattgatgaaaatattatagatgatgaaaaagaaaataaaataataaaggatGAGAAGGAATATATGGAAATAGGAAATAATGATGACATTATAAATGATTGTAAGAAGAATatgaataaagaaatatctATGAAATTAGGAATGAAAGGATGTGTTGAAGagtcaaataatatatcggAAGCTGTTAAAGAAGaagagaaattaaaaattttacaaataattgataattatttacaaaaaaatgaaatgttttttaatatgaacgatatattttatccttTTACGATTAAGAATTTTAATttgtgtaaaaataaaaatgagaaGAATAAAATGAAGAGAAATACAATAACGGAGAGGAGATACCtaggtaataaaaataataatataaatatctataataataatataaatatgtattataataataataatataagttCTTTGAATAAGGTTCAATGTAACATGTCAAATAGTAAGGGTGTCTATATATCTGAAGagagtaataataattgcccgtcaaaagaatatattaaaaataaaatatatttcagcAAATTAAGAATGGGTTTGAATATGTTATTGAAGCATGAGAAAAAATCCAAGAGAGGAAGACGAACAGGAGGAGCtagtaaaaattataagaagGAATTAGGTGAGCAAAAAAAGAAGGATGGTATGGATTGTGACATGTTAGTACGTGATTCTTCAAAAAGGGTTAATAAAAGtaggaataaaaataagcTCCCTGATAATAAtaggaataataataataatatgaaagatAATCTGGatattaatatgaacaacaataataataataataacaacaataataataataataacaacaataataataataacaataataataacaacaataataataataattattatgtttatggGGGGGGTGCTACAAACATTGGtaatggaaaaaataaatttgcgAATTGTAATCTTCCATATGATAATCCAAAAGAATATcataatgtaataaataaggATAAAAATTTGATCAGAAGAAATATCTTGAATGTAGTAGATACTAGTAATATGAGTATGTATAATTCACATAATGgtgataattttaatattttaaataagaaTGAACCTTCGTTTAGTAGTACGAATACAAATAATGTTATACTGAAAAGTAAtcataataacaacaacaacaataataataataataacaataacaacaacaataataataataataataataataatagttataataatatgattacCTTTGTAGAGAATAATGAACCTAATGATACAGGAAATTTTTATAACCCCAAAAGTTGTGTGCCATATTACGATAAGacgaataataatataaaaaatgtggatgataattataatcaaaaaaattacaatgtTGTAAGTTTTAACAATAGTCAAGTGCATCCACCTTATAATCATGAGGAGGAATATAAGAATAACTCTTCTAAAGTTTGTAATACATATACGAATAATTATAtgcataatattaataatgtgaATTATGCTGGAAGTAACATGAACGCCTGTTTAAATGAGAATTCtgtaaaaaatgatgaagattgtaagataaattatataaataataataatatggaagaaaataaaaatattgataatgttataataagaatgtataataaaaaaagccACACGCAACGTATGAACGTCCCAACTAAGGATTTGAAAAATgaagtatataataaaacaggACATGTAAAAACATGTAATgtaataaaaagtaaaacaatttcattaaataatatagtaCTAGATTTAAGTCCTAATGAACAGATGACAAACGGTATGTatgaaaatgaagatatgTATAATGTTAGATTTAAAAGTgatgaaaattattataatacaatGAATATGATTGGATATatggataaaataaataatatgaataatttaaatgtgACGAAACCTactagaaaaaataataaaagtaataaaaatgcAGGTAAGGATAAGACGAAAAGTCGAGATGgtaagaataataatgatagtagCAATAGTCCTCAAATATTTGAAGATAATCATGATGAATATaaggatgatgatgataacaacaacaacaataataataataataataataataataataataataataataacaatattaatgttaataataatggtaataataatggtaataaagaaaatcatCATGGACATAAAGAAAACGgggataataaaaaggataatgATAGGAATAATAAGGAAAATTGtggtcataataataatcaagataatgattataataacacatataaagataatgaaGGTAATAATATGACaagtttttataataataatattaatacgaATTATTTAGATGAACGAGAAAATTATTTGTGCAtggaacaaaataatatttatttacaaaacGAAAAAGGAAAGAATAACAATGATGCTTTTCTAGGACCAGAACAAAATTGTATTGCTACCATAGGGtcttgtaataataataataatgataatacgagtaataatatgaagaatAAACTGATTAGGAATATGAATTTTAATGGAAACgttaatgtaaataattataatattaccgataatgataaatgtttatataatgtaaagaatattataaataataatgagaagAGAGGAAAtctttgttatataaaaaatgtaaagaatatgaataatctacataataataatatattgggAAATAATACCTTTGAGCGATTTGACGATAATAACACTGTACATATGAATTCTTATGATGATCAATTGTATAATCCTTTAAATGaagaggaagaaaaaaaaaagaaaaaaagaaagaaaaaaaaaagtccaacaattataaataatgatggtaatattaataatgatggtaatattaataatgatggtaatattaataatgatggtaatattaataatgatgataatattaataatgatggtaatattaataataatggtaatattaataatgatgataatattaataataatggtaatATTATTCAAGAGACACAAGATGATTTCTATCTAACtaatcatattaataataatcatatgatGCATAAGCAAAACATGTCacagaatattatatatcataacaAGGTagattatttaaatgaaaatgattctaatatgaatttattggatgaaaagaaaattgGATACCAAAAAAAGACAAGTAAGAAAAATGAGGGAATTATGAATGGGAAAAAAGGTAAAAGAAAATACCAaagaaaagataataaaaatgtaaatgatTCGAATGTGTTCACAGGTAATAATTCCGTGTTCAATATTTTGCCTTCGTTGTACACAAAGGTAGAAAATGAAAttgatgtaaataataataatataaataatataaataataataatataaataatataaataataataatataaataatataaataataataatataaataatataaataataataataataataataatagtaatatttgTACGTACTATAATTACAATACATACGAGGTGATATATAATGACATccataatgatgataagaagaaaaaaaaaagcgaTAGCAAGAGAAAAGATCGAAAtagtaaaaagaaaataaatatagaacaaaagattgaaaataataataataaagaaagctttgataataatgaaatgaataattataatcatgAACTTGAAAGAGTTACATATgatagtataaataataatggtaaTATTCATAAAGGTGATTATATCAAGAACaatgtttataataataattatcatcttcATGATGTTAATACTAATAGTGTTAGTAGTTTAAATAATAAGGCATCAAGTTTTAATACTATTTTTACAAATTCTAGGAGTACCTTTCCCAAAAGCCTCTCATTTAATAGTGACGTGACAAACGCGAAGGATGAAATTAATGTGATAGGACTTGCTAATAGTATTTCTACAGGTAATTCTACAGGTAATTCTACAGAATGTGTAAAGGATGGAAATAAGGATCTTATAGGGTATATACAAAAAGTTGATGAAATGGATAAAGCTGGTCATATGAATAAGGTTGATTTTATAAATAGTggtaataatgattataaaaacaagttggacattattaataataaaatgtatgaTCAATTTAATAACGTAAATACCGGAAGATACCATAGTAGTAATATTTGCAGCGATAAAAATTATCGTTTAAATAActgtataaataaaagtatggatttaaaatatagtacaaataatataattattaataatatgaataataatatatttcctaatgaatgtaataataaatatgtttgtGGTAGTGACGACAATATGTTtctgaataaaaaaaaaaggtcaTGTTTCTTTATGTTGAACgagaaagaaaaatgtaCTTTGAAGAGGAAGGTTACTACTACAACAAGTGGGAATAATAAaagttatattaataatagagataataagaaaataaaaaaaacggTGGGAACAACAAATATGTATGATGATACTAATGGTGATGGTAACATAAGTAATATATCTTCTATGGTGCATAAGGATGAAAATATGGTAAATGGATatactaataataaaagttcatatatatctaaaaatatccaagaaaatgatatgtttaatgaagaatataatcAGCAAATAAACCAAGTTGGGAATTATGACAATATagctaataataatattacttcTAGTCAACATATACAAGGTatgtatgataataatatttatgtaaaagGTGTTggttatatgaataatacaaAAGATGTAAAATGTGGAGGAATGTCAACATATATGAATGATAACGAGAATGGAGTTATGAACATGGAAATGTCGATATTATATAACGACCGTATTgtgaacaataataataagaagaataagaataagaagaacaacaacaataataataatggtggTATTGATCATGCGCTTCCTAGCTATCAAAAtgttatacataataatgataaggtTGATCCCATTAAAGaggatagtaataatagaGTAGGTGTAGTAACAAACGAGggaaacaataatattattatgaatatgaaTGAAGAAAGTAGTTTGTTTAAAATTATGGGCAACGATGAAAATCGGCAAAAGGGGATATTACAGCATATAataggaaataataataatgataataataataataatgatattaatgataataacaacaataataataaccacaacaataataataaccacaacaataataataataataataataataatggttcgtataaaataattaacgAGGGTACTTTAAACATAAATGATGTTATGAAATATGATGGATTAGCATCATCATGTTTTccaaatataaacaatgaaTGCACGAGACAGATGACCTTAAACAAAGATGCAAGTAATAAGAActataattttaatgatgAAGAACAGGTTTCCTATTTCGATTTTAGAAACCACATGAAGAGTTATTACTATGATAAGATGAGTGAGTCttatagaaataatatacaagATCATTATAAAGTTGGAGATGATAATATGGAAGGAGGGGTTTTGAAACGTATGAAAAACtcaaagaaaaagaaaaatgctacaataaatgatgataataataaaagtagaaataagaaaaataaaaatatacacaacaacaacaataataataataataataatattagtaatTACCATagtggtgataataataaggtGAACTTTTCTTTTACCACACCCAtaacacaaaatatatttaacaatGAAAATGTTTCATTACACAACCTGCACACTGATATACATACCATGAACACAAATGAAATTTGTAATAAATCTTCTTTACCTTTTAACACCGATGAAATAAGAGgatatgaagataataatacaaatattagaAGAACATATATGGACTATCAAGAACAAAATTGTTTAGATGATAATCATATCATAttcaaagaaataaaaattaaaaagaaaaaaggaagaaaaccAAAGGTGTCTCTTATACAAGAAGAAAGAAATGTCAACTTGAAAAATAATCAACTTTATGatgttgataataatttaaaatctTTTGTTAACGATGATCATACTTATAATGTAAATCAAAGTATGAATCAAAGCATGAATCAAAGTAtgaatcaaaatataaatcacaACATTAATCTtacaataaaacaaaatattcatGTCGATTCTCATGATGATAATTTAATTGTAAATAAAGACTTGGACAAGAATAAAACGAGTAGTGATAACAAGAGGAAAGCAAAAGTAACTAGAAAAAcgaatgatataaaattaggAAATGAGAAAGTTGAAACTGGTGCCTACGACGAAAATGGAGAGAAGGTTTCAGGTGTTTG GTATGACACAAATCGAAGGCTCTGGAGAGTTATGTATATGGAAAACGACAAGAGAAAAACGCGAGGGTTCTCACCACGTATCTATGGATTTAATGCTGCAAGGGATTTGGCTGTAcaattaaaatatgaaatgaacaagaaaaataaaaaatga
- a CDS encoding 1-cys peroxiredoxin, which produces MAYHLGATFPNFTATASNVDGVFDFYKYVGDNWAILFSHPHDFTPVCTTELAEFGKMHEEFLKLNCKLIGFSCNSKESHDQWIEDIKFYGNLDKWDIPMVCDESRELANQLKIMDEKEKDIKGLPLTCRCVFFISPDKKVKATVLYPATTGRNSQEILRVLKSLQLTNTHPVATPVNWKEGDKCCILPSVDNADLPKLFKNEVKKLDVPSQKAYLRFVQM; this is translated from the coding sequence ATGGCTTACCATTTAGGAGCTACTTTTCCAAACTTTACTGCTACTGCTTCTAATGTAGATGGAGTTTTTgacttttataaatatgtaggAGATAATTGGGCTATTTTATTTAGTCACCCACATGATTTTACTCCCGTTTGTACCACTGAACTTGCTGAATTTGGTAAAATGCATGAAGAATTTTTAAAACTCAACTGCAAATTAATAGGATTTAGCTGTAACTCCAAAGAATCTCACGATCAATGGATTgaagatataaaattttacgGAAACCTAGATAAGTGGGATATTCCTATGGTTTGTGATGAATCCAGAGAATTAGCTAAccaattaaaaattatggatgaaaaagaaaaagatattaaAGGACTTCCATTAACTTGTAGATGtgttttctttatttctCCAGATAAAAAAGTCAAAGCAACCGTTCTTTATCCAGCCACAACAGGAAGAAATTCTCAAGAAATTCTTAGAGTTCTTAAATCCTTACAACTTACAAACACACACCCTGTTGCTACTCCTGTTAATTGGAAAGAAGGAGACAAATGCTGTATCTTACCATCTGTTGATAATGCAGACCTTCCaaaactttttaaaaatgaagtaAAAAAATTGGATGTACCATCCCAAAAGGCATATTTAAGATTTGTTCAAATGTAA